Proteins encoded within one genomic window of Natator depressus isolate rNatDep1 chromosome 1, rNatDep2.hap1, whole genome shotgun sequence:
- the LOC141986526 gene encoding protein mono-ADP-ribosyltransferase TIPARP-like — MYQRRGPIVASELDSFHEERSGSPQTSASSASESTIPNSPPQKRMRTAKGESSQSPEEASEYLGGDNGVRFHNHPRDEIKICDRFLLGGCTQGDSCPLHHTHYPYHWQIRRRDSKAWQSVSESAQRHLEKLYCDTGKEQIKFVDKGGAVGSIFLHSMKLVCFVGPYDKVRRLSNTSDPKENPHFPTEWAAYWKSNDNWKKYEEPISQGLLAAYEQDKDSYTFERQGHFFIVDLKRRVQRNRDKGYVRLVQRRPAYRPLLSMVPHLMTLPRRPWGTVPSTSDILGENPKDGYCGSYPVAWVPKPPDGQAFLKMEVLPTEVAYHRVCALFHQSVSEEKTLVLGIYRIRNDDLWEKYTRKKAIMSHACSLQEKHQLEKHLFYGSAADFLEPICQNNFDPSFSRLHAPIYGRGCYFSKSAIYSHRHGQATKAGLRYMFLAKVLVGKTAVGHKLFRHPLPVVPGGQLFNSWVNSRSNTQVYVISDNCQCYPYFLISYKMLSDPVAVDG; from the exons ATGTATCAGAGGAGAGGCCCCATTGTGGCATCG GAGTTGGATTCCTTCCATGAAGAGCGCTCTGGCTCCCCTCAGACATCTGCTTCTTCAGCCAGTGAAAGTACCATTCCCAACAGCCCACCCCAAAAACGCATGCGCACGGCCAAGGGAGAGAGCTCCCAGAGCCCCGAGGAGGCCTCCGAGTATCTGGGTGGTGACAATGGGGTCAGATTTCACAATCATCCAAGAGATGAAATTAAGATTTGTGACCGCTTCCTGCTGGGGGGCTGCACCCAGGGGGacagctgccccctccaccacacccactatccctaccatTGGCAGATTAGGCGGAGGGACAGCAAAGCCTGGCAGAGTGTTAGCGAGTCAGCTCAGCGGCACCTAGAGAAACTTTACTGCGACACTGGAAAAGAGCAGATTAAGTTTGTGGACAA AGGCGGTGCTGTTGGGAGCATTTTTCTGCACTCCATGAAGCTGGTTTGCTTCGTCGGACCCTATGACAAAGTGCGGCGACTTTCCAACACCTCTGATCCAAAGGAGAATCCCCACTTCCCCACAGAGTGGGCGGCCTATTGGAAGAGCAATGACAATTGGAAGAAGTATGAGGAG cccaTCTCCCAGGGTCTCCTTGCTGCCTATGAGCAAGACAAGGACAGCTACACCTTCGAACGCCAGGGCCACTTCTTCATTGTGGATCTGAAGCGCCGTGTGCAAAGGAACCGGGATAAGGGATACGTCCGCCTGGTCCAGCGCCGACCTGCCTACCGCCCCCTCCTCAGTATGGTGCCACATCTGAT GACACTCCCTAGAAGACCCTGGGGAACAGTTCCTTCCACTTCTGACATCCTCGGGGAGAATCCAAAGGACGGCTACTGTGGATCCTATCCTGTTGCCTGGGTCCCGAAGCCACCAGATGGCCAGGCTTTCCTGAAGATGGAGGTGCTACCAACAGAGGTTGCATACCACAGAGTTTGTGCTCTCTTCCATCAGTCTGTCTCAGAGGAAAAGACACTGGTGCTGGGGATTTACCGAATCCGGAACGATGATCTCTGGGAAAAATATACCAG GAAGAAGGCCATCATGTCCCATGCATGTTCACTGCAGGAGAAACACCAGCTGGAGAAGCACCTCTTCTATGGGAGTGCTGCTGACTTCCTGGAGCCCATCTGCCAGAACAACTTTGACCCCAGCTTCTCAAGGCTGCATGCCCCAATCTACGGCAGGGGCTGCTATTTCTCCAAAAGTGCCATCTATTCACACCGCCACGGCCAGGCGACCAAGGCCGGGCTACGCTACATGTTCCTGGCCAAGGTGCTGGTGGGCAAGACTGCTGTTGGGCATAAACTTTTCCGCCACCCCCTGCCCGTCGTGCCTGGTGGGCAGCTCTTCAACTCCTGGGTCAACAGCAGAAGCAATACCCAAGTGTATGTGATCTCTGACAACTGCCAGTGCTACCCCTACTTCCTGATCAGCTACAAGATGCTCTCTGACCCTGTAGCAGTGGATGGTTGA